One segment of Radiobacillus kanasensis DNA contains the following:
- a CDS encoding DUF5667 domain-containing protein: MKKFLIPTAVVLSLGFGGQVSAAVPSTPDNLESEAGSLPGEFLYKLDQFYEEFRLAFTFDSEKESELLLQFAAERLAEATELSDEEKGEFLEDLMDSYQELLEKAQEEVSEVIEDDSVSDENQEEISEELEEVAELDEELESELSEDQLEQVKEVQDKAYLVANVTKGFDMETVKSLREAELGYGEIAKVISLAELSGKTPEEITTMLKESDLDSVMAELGYTMTDIKEVVYQKKADYLQTLLAEAEANGDEKTAKKLNKKLDSYHKRLEKIASRQVDEEEAEEEELDTDVPESEENASEEDDEQVTESDEEEDIPSTVVTSAKSSSNEEETEQVNANPEKQKEKQQKATEKQKEAAEKAAEKQQEAAEKAAEKQQKAAEKAKEKAEKQAEERSEKKEKGKEKEEEEEEEERDE, encoded by the coding sequence ATGAAAAAGTTTTTAATTCCCACAGCTGTTGTTTTGTCGCTAGGGTTTGGGGGACAGGTTTCCGCAGCAGTACCAAGTACTCCAGATAACCTGGAATCAGAAGCTGGGTCACTTCCAGGAGAGTTTTTGTACAAGTTGGATCAGTTTTATGAAGAGTTTCGATTAGCTTTCACTTTCGATTCAGAGAAAGAATCTGAGCTCCTCCTTCAGTTTGCAGCAGAACGTTTGGCAGAAGCAACCGAATTATCAGATGAGGAAAAAGGGGAATTCTTAGAGGATCTTATGGATTCTTATCAAGAACTTCTAGAAAAGGCTCAAGAGGAAGTTTCTGAAGTAATAGAAGATGACTCTGTTAGTGACGAAAATCAGGAAGAAATTAGTGAAGAATTGGAAGAAGTTGCCGAGCTTGATGAGGAGTTAGAGTCTGAATTAAGTGAGGATCAATTGGAACAGGTGAAAGAAGTTCAGGATAAAGCGTACCTTGTGGCTAATGTCACCAAAGGATTTGATATGGAGACAGTGAAAAGCCTAAGAGAAGCCGAGCTTGGTTATGGTGAAATAGCGAAAGTGATTTCTCTAGCAGAACTTTCTGGTAAGACACCAGAAGAAATTACTACTATGCTAAAAGAATCCGACCTCGATTCGGTAATGGCTGAACTAGGCTATACCATGACAGATATTAAAGAAGTCGTATATCAGAAGAAAGCTGATTATTTACAAACCTTATTAGCAGAGGCAGAAGCTAATGGCGATGAAAAGACAGCTAAAAAGCTTAATAAGAAATTAGACTCTTACCATAAACGGCTAGAAAAGATTGCTTCAAGGCAGGTCGATGAAGAGGAAGCGGAAGAAGAGGAATTGGATACAGATGTACCGGAATCTGAAGAAAATGCTTCTGAAGAGGATGACGAGCAAGTAACGGAATCCGATGAAGAGGAAGACATTCCTTCTACCGTTGTGACTTCAGCAAAAAGTTCTAGTAACGAGGAAGAGACAGAACAGGTAAATGCTAATCCTGAGAAACAAAAAGAAAAACAGCAGAAAGCTACAGAGAAACAAAAGGAAGCAGCAGAGAAAGCGGCTGAAAAACAACAAGAAGCCGCTGAAAAAGCCGCCGAAAAGCAACAGAAAGCGGCAGAGAAAGCCAAGGAGAAGGCTGAAAAACAAGCGGAAGAAAGATCAGAAAAAAAGGAAAAAGGTAAAGAAAAAGAAGAAGAAGAAGAAGAAGAAGAAAGAGACGAATAA
- a CDS encoding class I SAM-dependent methyltransferase encodes MPINFHSDKVKHSYTTRKADSSWKEILTENIDFHPIHLAADIGCGGGIYSKALTELGVSHVIGIDFSEAILDGAREACKDYSSIQFQYGSAVDTHLKDSCVDAILERALIHHINDLVPTFAEAHRVLKDDGVYIVQDRTPEDCLLPGSEEHIRGYFFDLFPHLGAIEKKRRHASEKVIHTLEEVGFTSIKAIPLWETRKEYSGKQILLEDLQSRTGRSILHDLTDEQLQTLVKHIDLQLPEGTITEKDRWTIWLAEK; translated from the coding sequence ATGCCCATTAACTTTCACTCAGATAAGGTAAAACATAGCTATACTACTCGTAAAGCAGATTCCTCTTGGAAAGAAATCCTTACAGAAAACATTGATTTTCATCCTATCCACCTAGCTGCTGATATTGGCTGTGGTGGAGGCATTTATTCTAAAGCGCTAACAGAGCTCGGTGTCTCTCATGTCATTGGGATTGATTTTTCTGAAGCGATATTAGATGGGGCACGCGAGGCCTGTAAGGATTATTCTTCGATTCAATTCCAATATGGTAGTGCGGTTGATACTCATTTAAAGGATTCATGTGTGGACGCTATTTTAGAAAGGGCATTAATTCATCATATTAACGATCTTGTTCCTACTTTTGCCGAAGCACATCGCGTTTTAAAGGATGACGGGGTATATATTGTGCAAGACCGCACACCTGAGGATTGTTTACTCCCTGGTAGTGAAGAACATATAAGAGGATATTTCTTTGATTTATTCCCCCATTTAGGAGCTATTGAAAAGAAAAGAAGACACGCCTCTGAAAAAGTAATTCATACTTTAGAGGAAGTAGGTTTTACAAGCATAAAGGCTATTCCGTTATGGGAAACAAGAAAAGAATATAGCGGAAAACAAATACTACTAGAAGATCTCCAAAGTCGTACGGGTCGTTCCATCCTTCATGACTTAACAGATGAACAGCTTCAGACCCTAGTTAAGCATATCGACCTTCAGTTACCAGAAGGAACCATTACCGAGAAAGATCGGTGGACGATATGGCTAGCTGAAAAATAA
- the proS gene encoding proline--tRNA ligase: MGKKGKQFVEKVTAMEEEFAQWYTDVVKQADLVDYASVRGSMIIRPYGYAIWENIRDVLDKKIKDTGHQNMYFPLFIPESLLQKEKDHIEGFAPEVAWVTHGGNEELQERLVVRPTSEVLFAEHYSKIIHSYRDLPKLYNQWSNVVRWEKTTRPFLRSLEFLWQEGHTCHATDQDAAEETRKMLDVYASVCEDFLAIPIVKGKKTEKEKFAGAKYTLTIESLMHDGKALQTGTSHHLGTGFAEAFDISYSDENGEQKPVHQTSWGITTRLIGALIMVHGDNRGLVVPPRVAPTQVMIVPIAQHKEGVLEKAYDLKNQVAKIARVDIDASDKMPGWKFNEYEMKGIPLRLEVGPKDMEKNQVVLVRRDTGEKSFVAIDELPAIIPGLLEEIQQNLYDKALSHRKEKTTKVTTFDEFKQALEQNPGFVKAIWCENTACEEKIKEETSATSRCIPFDEENQAGHCVCCGKEASQLVYWAKAY; this comes from the coding sequence GTGGGTAAAAAAGGGAAACAATTTGTAGAGAAAGTAACAGCAATGGAAGAGGAATTTGCCCAATGGTACACGGATGTTGTGAAGCAGGCAGACCTAGTTGACTATGCTTCTGTTCGTGGTTCGATGATTATTCGTCCATATGGGTATGCCATTTGGGAAAATATCAGAGATGTGCTTGATAAGAAAATTAAAGATACTGGTCACCAAAACATGTATTTCCCGTTATTTATTCCAGAGAGTTTATTACAAAAGGAAAAGGATCATATTGAAGGCTTTGCGCCTGAGGTAGCTTGGGTTACGCATGGAGGAAATGAAGAACTTCAAGAACGTCTCGTTGTTCGCCCAACTTCAGAAGTTTTATTTGCGGAGCATTACTCCAAAATCATTCACTCCTATCGTGATTTACCTAAGTTATACAATCAATGGAGTAACGTGGTGCGTTGGGAAAAGACAACAAGACCTTTCTTGCGTTCGTTAGAATTCCTATGGCAAGAAGGCCATACCTGTCATGCGACGGACCAAGATGCTGCTGAGGAAACGAGAAAAATGCTAGATGTGTATGCATCTGTTTGTGAAGACTTTCTTGCCATTCCAATTGTAAAAGGGAAGAAAACGGAGAAGGAAAAATTCGCTGGCGCAAAATATACATTGACGATTGAGAGCCTAATGCATGATGGAAAGGCATTGCAAACAGGTACCTCGCACCATTTGGGAACGGGATTTGCTGAAGCCTTTGATATTAGCTATAGCGATGAAAATGGGGAACAGAAACCGGTTCATCAAACCTCATGGGGTATTACGACTCGTTTAATTGGGGCGTTAATCATGGTTCATGGAGATAATCGCGGACTCGTAGTACCACCTAGAGTTGCACCGACACAAGTAATGATTGTACCAATTGCACAGCACAAGGAAGGCGTTCTAGAAAAAGCTTACGATTTGAAAAATCAGGTTGCAAAGATCGCTCGTGTAGATATTGATGCGAGTGACAAGATGCCTGGTTGGAAGTTCAATGAATATGAAATGAAAGGAATTCCTCTTCGCCTAGAAGTCGGACCAAAGGATATGGAAAAGAATCAAGTAGTCCTAGTTCGACGTGATACTGGAGAAAAAAGCTTTGTCGCTATAGATGAGCTACCAGCCATTATTCCTGGTTTATTAGAGGAAATTCAACAAAACTTATATGATAAAGCATTATCTCATCGAAAAGAGAAAACAACGAAAGTAACTACTTTTGATGAATTCAAACAAGCATTAGAACAAAATCCTGGTTTCGTAAAAGCGATATGGTGTGAAAATACTGCTTGTGAAGAAAAGATAAAGGAAGAGACAAGTGCAACTTCTCGCTGTATTCCGTTTGACGAGGAAAATCAAGCTGGACACTGCGTATGCTGTGGGAAGGAAGCTAGTCAACTTGTCTATTGGGCTAAAGCGTATTAG
- a CDS encoding cold shock domain-containing protein, which translates to MTGKVKWFNADKGFGFIEREDGDDVFVHFSAIQSEGFKTLDEGQEVEFEIVEGNRGPQAANVTRL; encoded by the coding sequence ATGACAGGTAAAGTAAAATGGTTTAACGCAGACAAAGGTTTTGGATTCATCGAGCGTGAAGACGGAGACGATGTTTTCGTACACTTCTCTGCTATCCAAAGCGAAGGTTTCAAGACTCTTGATGAAGGTCAAGAAGTAGAATTTGAAATCGTTGAAGGTAACCGCGGACCACAAGCAGCAAACGTGACGCGTCTGTAA
- the trhO gene encoding oxygen-dependent tRNA uridine(34) hydroxylase TrhO, protein MEKGSFQVLLYYNYVDIEDPEQFAADHLKFCKEIELKGRVLVAKEGINGTVSGTIENTNKYMEAMHNDPRFENMVFKIDQADNHAFKKMHVRPRPELVTLRLEDDINPRETTGQYLSPQEFYEAMRDENTVVLDARNDYEYDLGHFRGAIRPDIETFRDLPEWVEDNRELLEGKKVLTYCTGGIRCEKFSGWLVNKGFEGVGQLHGGIVTYGKDPEVQGELWDGQLYVFDERISVPVNRKEHVVVGKDYFDGQPCERYVNCANPECNRQMLCSEENEHKYMRGCSHECRTSTRNLYVKEHGLTEEEIQARLDRIQQEDRAVSAN, encoded by the coding sequence ATGGAAAAAGGAAGTTTTCAAGTACTGTTGTACTACAATTATGTAGACATTGAGGATCCGGAGCAATTTGCAGCGGATCACTTGAAATTTTGTAAGGAAATAGAATTAAAAGGAAGAGTACTCGTTGCAAAGGAAGGAATCAACGGGACAGTATCGGGAACTATAGAGAATACCAATAAGTACATGGAAGCAATGCATAACGATCCGCGGTTTGAAAACATGGTATTCAAAATAGACCAAGCTGATAATCATGCATTTAAAAAAATGCACGTTCGCCCTCGTCCTGAGCTCGTTACGCTTCGTTTAGAAGATGATATTAACCCGAGAGAAACAACTGGTCAGTACCTGAGCCCGCAGGAATTTTATGAAGCAATGCGTGATGAAAACACCGTTGTTTTAGACGCTCGTAATGACTATGAATATGACCTTGGTCATTTTAGAGGAGCCATTCGCCCGGACATCGAAACATTCCGTGATTTACCAGAATGGGTAGAAGACAACCGTGAGCTTTTAGAAGGTAAAAAAGTCCTTACCTATTGCACAGGCGGAATTCGTTGTGAAAAGTTTTCTGGATGGCTTGTTAACAAAGGGTTTGAAGGTGTAGGGCAGCTTCATGGTGGAATTGTCACTTACGGAAAAGACCCAGAGGTACAAGGAGAGCTTTGGGATGGACAGCTTTATGTCTTTGATGAAAGAATATCTGTACCTGTAAATAGAAAAGAGCATGTGGTTGTCGGAAAGGATTACTTTGACGGTCAACCTTGTGAACGTTACGTTAATTGTGCAAATCCAGAGTGTAACAGACAAATGCTGTGCTCCGAGGAAAACGAGCATAAATATATGAGAGGCTGCAGTCACGAATGCCGAACCTCTACACGTAATTTATACGTGAAAGAACATGGTCTTACGGAAGAAGAAATTCAAGCTAGACTTGACCGTATTCAACAAGAAGATCGTGCTGTAAGCGCTAATTAA
- a CDS encoding glutathione peroxidase, whose protein sequence is MSVYEYSAMTIKGEEVPLEQYKGNVLLIVNTATNCGFAPQFDGLQELYEFYKDKGLTVLGFPSNQFMNQEPRSESEIDQHCKLNYGVDFPMFSKVDVKGPNIHPLFQYLTENAPGVLTKQVKWNFTKFLVDASGHVVNRYAPQTKPEQMKEDIEKLLSHT, encoded by the coding sequence ATGAGCGTTTATGAATATTCCGCTATGACCATCAAAGGGGAAGAGGTACCACTCGAACAATATAAAGGGAACGTATTATTAATTGTGAACACAGCCACAAACTGTGGATTCGCCCCACAATTTGATGGGTTACAAGAATTATATGAGTTTTACAAAGATAAAGGATTAACCGTTCTCGGATTTCCTAGCAATCAGTTTATGAATCAAGAACCACGCTCAGAATCTGAAATCGACCAACATTGTAAATTAAATTATGGTGTAGACTTCCCAATGTTCAGTAAGGTAGATGTGAAGGGTCCGAACATCCATCCTTTATTTCAATATCTGACCGAAAATGCTCCAGGTGTCCTCACCAAACAAGTTAAATGGAATTTTACGAAGTTTTTAGTTGATGCATCCGGTCATGTCGTGAATCGATACGCTCCTCAGACCAAACCAGAACAAATGAAAGAAGACATAGAAAAACTTCTTTCTCACACATGA